The Pectobacterium sp. A5351 genome contains the following window.
ATACGGATAAAACGAGGCCGGCACCTGACCGTGGCGGTAGTCTGCCCCACTCTGCTTCGCTAAATAGTCCTGATAGCGTGAAGCCGGAAGATATTGAATCGGCAATCCCCCACCGATATCAATAATGGCGGGCTGTAATCCCTTTGAGCGCGCCCGCTCCAGCAACGGCAGCACCTCAGCCAATGCGGCCACGCGGGTGTCGGGTTCATAGCCGCCCAGATGGAAATGGAAGCCCTCCAGATGAAGCGCATTCAGTCTGGTACTCAACGTATCCAGGCAAATAGCGATCTCATCAGCCAGCATGCCAAACCGGCTGTTTTGTGCGAACGACGGGCGATAGCGCAGCAAAACCCGCACCGGTTCCGTCACGCGCAGTAAATCCGCCAGCGCGAGTACCTCGCCGAACTCTTCCGGCGAATCCAGCACGATAAGCGCGCGGTGATAAACCAGCTCCGTCAGGAATTCGCGCGTTTTCGCCGGACCGGTGGCGCACAGCCGCGTGCCGTCACCGCCTGCCCGCAGCGCATCTTTCAGTTCCTGTAAGCTGGAAACATCCACGCCGACGCCCGCGTTAACCGCCGCCTGAACCAGCCCCGGTGATTTGTTCACCTTCGCGCCGTAGTACAGACGGCAGTCCACATCATGACGCTGCAACACGGTTCGCAATGCCGCGATATTGTTGGCCACGGTGTGCGGCCAGACAATATTCAGCGGCGACCCATACTGCTCAACCAGCCATGACAGCCTTTGCGGCGAGTTGAAAAGAAACTGCTCAATCTCACTATCCAGATAAGGCGTCAGTCTCTCAGGCCAGTGGGCCTGCGCGACAGAGGGGGAAGACACTGCGGCAAAGCTAAACAGGTTGCTCATCGCTATCTCCTTAACGTTCGGTTCCTGAAAAATGCCTATCCTTAGAAATCCACCGCGACGGACAGCATCAGCGTTCGCGGCGTTCCTTGCGATACCGTGCTGAACGATGTCACGCCAGACCAGTAATTACGGTCAAAAGCGTTAAGCACATCGGCACGGAACGTGGTGGGCGCGTTATAGATTCGCGTCTTGTAGCGCGCGCCGAAATCAACGGTGGTCCAGGAAGGAATGGATTGGGTATTGATGGTGTTGACGTTCTGCTTCCCGTTATGGGTGACGTTGGCGTTCAGCGTCAGATCGCGCAGGAACGGCAGATCATATTCCACGCCGGCGTTCGCCTGAAAACGTGACGTCCCCGGCGCGCGCTTGCCCTGTGCACCCGGCGTCACGCTTTTGGTTAGCTCGGCATCCAGCAGCATCACGCCACCGGTCAGACGCAGATCTTCTAGCGGTGAACCAACCACATCCAGCTCAATACCCCGATTGCGCTGCTCGTTGGCGGTAACAAACTCACTACCCGTACCATTAACCAGCGCACCGCTCGGCTTGGTAATCTGGAAGACGCTCAGCGTAGAGATCGTCCCCAGCGCGTCCACTTTCACCCCAGCTTCGTACTGCTTGCTCTTATACGGTGCCAACACCTGCCCCGCATTGCTCGCCGTCGTGGGTGCCACGTCCCCTTTACTCAGCCCTTCGATGTAATTGGCGTAGAGCGAGACGTGCTGCCAGGGTTTAACAATCACCCCGAGCATCGGGGTGATTGCGCTCTTGTCATAAGAAGAGCGCGCCCCGCCATCCGGCGCAGCGAAGTTATCCGAGTTGATTTGCTGATAACGCAGTCCTCCCGTCACTTGCAATGCATCGTTCCAGAAGCCGAGCGTATCCGCCAATGCGATGCCTGACAGCGCAGTGGATGAACGCTTATACACGCTTGGGGGAGCAGCAATATTCTGTGTGGGTGAGGAAACTGGATTATAAATATTTGAATTAATGGTTGTTCCTCGCGCATTAGCGCTAGCCTGGCGATCGCGATAGTAGCTAGTCTGTGCCGACAGTTTGTGCGTCACCGATCCGGTTTCCACATCCGCCCGAACACCGGTCGCCAGCGTGTAGCGGCTGGTAGTAAAACGGAAATTCCTCACGTCGGAACTCACATCACCATTGTTATTCGTCACCTGCGGCACCTGCTCCGACAGTCGGCTCACGTGTGCGCTGGAACCGCCCAGATCGGTAAACCAGGTGACGTTATCCGCCAGATCGTATTCGGTATGCAGCAGCACCGACTGGTCTTTGGAATGCCAGAATCCCCATGGCTGAGAGATATTGTTATTGCCATCCGGCGCGTCGGGCACGGTCACACCGGCCGCAAACGAATAAGGACGCGACGGTGCCCGGGTTTTCAGGTGCTGAGTGATGAGATCCAGCGTGGTGCGGAAACGTTCTGACGAGAAATCCAGCCCGAGCGCGCCGACCTGCGTGCGCTTGTCGCTGCCGTCCCACACCGTGTCGCCGTAGCCGTAATTCCCGTTAAAGCGAATGCCGAGCAGGTTGTTGTTCTCCAACGCATAGACGCGGGAAATATCCGCATGCTGCATGAGTTGGGAATCAGACTGCCAGCTGGTGGTCAGTCGGGTCAGATTGCCTACGGTGGTCGGGCGTTTGGTGACGGCGTTAATCACGCCACCCACACTGCTGTTAGGCGACAACCCATACAGCAGCGCCGACGGCCCTTTCAGCACTTCCACCCGCTCGATGTAGTCAGTCATCAGTTGATAGTTGGGCGCAACACCGTAGACACCGTTCATGGCGATGTCGCTCAGGTTTCCTTCATTGAGTGGAAAGCCGCGGATGTAATAAGAATCCAACAGGCCGCCCTGAGAACTGCTCACCCGCACCGATGCATCATGTGCGACCACCTGCCCCAGCGTCTGTGCCTGTTTATTTTCAATAAACGATGAGGTCATGTTGCTGACGTTAAACGGCGTATCCATCACGTCCTTTTTGCCCAGCAGCCCGGTACTGGACGAACGCGCCGACATGCCACCCGCCACCAGCCCCTGAACGGCTTCCGCGTTTTTGGCTTCAACCACGATAGTGGAATCATCGCGCTCGCCCGTTTCAGCCTGCGCGGGTATCGCGATGCCGGTTAGCACAGTGAGTGCCGTCGTGACGGCGGCGGCCAACGCGGAGGGAATAGGAAAACGCGTTTTCCCGGTAGGTGGAGTGAAGTTCTTCCTGGCGTTCATCAACAAAGTTATCCATCTCAAAATGAGGAGTGAAAAAGATGCTCCCGTGTTTTCAGCCTGTAAGGCGGGAGCATCGCCATACATCACGATCCGAGGCGGGTTTCTTCCCCTGCCGTGAGAAAGGGGTTGCTCAGACCGTGCTGAATCCGGTAGTCGCGATATTCCTGGATATGCATCCGCAGCAGCGAACGCGTATACCAGGGCTGGGTCAAAAACATGTCGCGTTCGGTCTGCCACAGTTCGCCATCAACGCGCGACTTCACCGCATCAAACGCTGCGGCCGTTTCTTCTTTCATCACCTGCCACAGACGCGCATCGGCAAAGCCGTATTCCGCACTCAGCGCCAGCGCCAGTTCGTGCAGGTGGCTGACAAAACAGGCATCGACGACAAACATCCGCACGGGTTCGATATCGCCTTCAAACACCGTGGGCAGAATGCCGGGCCAAACGTAGGGTTGCAGGTGATAGCCGCGCTGACGCAGCAGCGGCGCGTAGGTACGCCCGTCGCCGAAATCGCGGATTAATAATCCCTGCGCGACGCCTTCAGATGAAAAGAGGATCTGGCTGTTCTGCTGATGCGCTTCCAGCCCGATGCCGTACAGCAGATAGATAGCGATGACAGGCCGGGTCACGGCGCGCACGTATTGGCAGAACCACGCTTCGGGGACAAGCCCGGACAGCGTGACCAGCTCGGTGAACAACGGCTGGTCGCGATGAGGCAGCGCCGTAAACAGCGTGGCGACGGTCACGGGCAGCGCGCCGTCAGCGCGTTCATAGGCGTGTGCATCGCGGAACACAACCGAAAGGTGTTTGCCCGGCGCATCATCCTGATGAACCGCGTGCTTGTAGTGGAACGCTGCCTCTTCACGGAAAAACTCCAGCCGCTGCTCGAATCCGCCTTCCTGTGCCAAAATCGCTTCGATAATGGTGCTGATACGTGGCCCCATGTGGATCGATTTCGCCTGTAGGCTGCGCATTTCGCTGGTCATCCAGATGGCGACAGGCAGTTTGATGAAGGGGGACGCAGGCGGTTCAACGGGCAAAACGGTACGGAACGACATACCCGGCAGCGTGATGAGATCGGGACCATCGGTCAGTAGAATCCCTTCGGCGATCTCATCCGCGTAGTGAGATTTCACCCAGTTTTCCAGATGCCAGCTGTGGATAGGCAGCGGGAGCCACTGCGCCTCATCCAGCCCCTGTTGATTCAGGCGCTGCTTCCAGTCCTGCCAGAGCGCGGGGAACGCCTGAGCAAACCACGCATGAAAATCATCGACGTGAGGCATGGATTCCACATACGCCATATCGCGGCGCAGCGCGGTAATACGCAGCGGCACGCGGGCGTTGAATTCGGGTGACAGTTGCTGGACGTCTTCGTCACTCAGGCCAGGGCGGGATTTCCAGGTCGGGTAGTAAGGGTGGCCTTCCAGCGATCCCCACTGATCGAGAAACATGGCCGCATCGCGAATGCTTAACTGCCGGCGCAGCCACGGCGTGAAATGGTTCTGCCCGTCCTGCTGCATGGCATCAGCCACCTCAGCACGCCATTGGCAGCGATAGCGCCGGGCATGGGTATCATTGCGAATACTGTTACCCACATCTTTTTTCAGGCCGCTGATGCCGCTCTCTTCAGGGAGAAAATCGAAATTATCGCGAAGTAAATCAATCAATCGCTCGTGGCTGGTAACGGGAAAAGACGCGCCATCTGAATTAATATGATAAATATTTCCATTATTAATATAAGTGTTTGCCGGTGATGGGGAAATATCGTCGAATTTCAATATACCTTTGCCACCCTGCAACGCCAGCGTTGCTTTCCGGGAATTATCCTTAATAAAATTCAGGTCATTTTTATTCAAAATCCCTTCTGCAAAAAAACAGCGAATCAATCGCCTTAACGCGTTTTTATTTGAATAATCAGAAAGAAAACCATCTACATCCTGATGTATATCCCTGTATTTAACGTCGTCAGCCTTGATATTCATAACCACTCCTCATACCGATAAAACAAGTAAAAACCGATTGCAGTAACGTATAAAAGGGTGTCATTAAAGCTCGGGTTAACACATCCCGAAACTTAATAAAAATGTCGTGATAGATGGATTGAAAAATAATGAACGGAAAGCTAGCATATCACTAACGTCAATGTAAATAGGTATCATTCTTATTCGCAATTAATTAGTTACATTTTAATAAAATGTAATTTAATCAATTAATTAACAAAATGAGAGCAGCATGGAACACGCTAAAACCTATCTCTTTGTACCCGGTAATGCGCCCCGCCGCTTTCAACATGCCGTCAACTGCGGGGCCGATGCCGTGATATTTGATTTAGAAGATGCTGTTCATCCTGATGAGAAAAACCAGGCCAGAGAGAATATTATCGAGTGGGATAAAAACGATACTCCCGTCTCTGAAATAAATTGCAAAAAATATATACGTTTAAATAAATTTGGATCAATGGCATTCAGCGAAGACATCGAGTTTCTGAATAAACTCAGCAATAAAGAGAAATTAAGAAATAACACATCATCCAAACATAAAATAGTCACATGGGAAATTGTTTTACCTAAAATAGAATCAGCAGAAATGCTGAATGACGCGCGGGAAATGATAAATCGTAATAGATTGGAAAACGTGAATATTATTGCGATTATTGAAACCGTGCGCGGGCTGCATAATGCAGAAGAAATTTGTGCGGCAGGAGTAGAAAGAGTCGCATTTGGCTCACTGGATTTCTCACTCGATATGCATTGCGATCAATCCCTGCATGCCTTGCTGTATGCCAGAAGCCGTATTGTCGTGGCTTCAAGACAGGCCGATTTGCCCCCGCCAATAGATTGCGTCAACCCTGACTTCACACATCATGACCGGGTGTTAGCCGATGCATTACATGCGCGCTCGCTCGGCTTCTCGGCCAAACTCTGTATTCACCCCTCACAGATCGATGCCGTTCAGCAGGCGTTCGCAACGGATCGCAGCAAAATAGACTGGGCAAAGCAGGTTCTGAAAGCGGCCGAACACAGCTACGCTTTCCAGATAAACGGCGAGATGGTGGATTTACCCGTCATTGAGCAGGCCAGGCAGCTATTGCGAGCGAAAAATGTAGATGACTAAACCTCTGGTGCCACTAGGGCACGAAGGGAGAATGCGCTAGCATGGCTTGTTGCGTGTTCCCCTACGTGCCGCTACCGAGCGGTTTATGACTTAACGTAATCAATGGAATTGACGAACCACTCACGCGGGCCGTCTGGCGTATTCACGGTGAATTCCTCATCAACCGCTTTTTTCAGCATGGCACGCGCCATCGGGGAATCGATCGAAATATAGTCTTTATTGTCGCCGTAGATCTCATCCGGGCCGACAATCCGAAAATGCTTCACATCACCTTGCTCATTTTCGATCTCTACCCAGGCACCAAAAAATACGCTGCCATCCTGCTGCGGCGAATAATCAACGATTTTCAATTCCGTCAGGCATTTTCTCAGGTAACGCACACGCCTGTCGATCTGGCGTAATAAACGCTTGTTATAGGTGTAGTCTGCATTTTCTGAACGATCCCCCAAGCTGGCTGCCCAGGAAACAATTTTGGTAATTTCCGGGCGCTTTACATTCCAGAGATGGTCATGCTCTGCCCGCAGTTTGTCATACCCCTCGCGGGTAATCAGGTTGGTTTTCAAGTCATTAACCCCGTTAGGCGCTTAGTGCGTAAGCTGTCCGGCGTACCTTCAAAAATAAAAGGGTTGAGAAACATCCGGCCCCAAAACAGCTTGCGATCCACTTCGCTTAATGCGACTTCATCGCAGATGCTTTCCCAGCACGCACGCACCGTTTCTATCTGATGCATGATGATCTCAATAGCTTCAGCTTCGCTCAGCAGAAATTTAGGTGCAGCCGCCAGACAGACAGCGAAATTGCTCATCCTGTTTTCACCCGTGATCAACATTGCCTGCGTCGCCTCATTACCCGCCCGATTCTGCGGGCAAATATCATAGGCTGGAGTCAGCTTTAGTGTTCGGCCATCCCAGAATGCCGCGTGGTTTCGGGCATGATCGTCGGTGTTTCCGCAGATGATGTTGAAGACCAGGCGGCCAAACAACTCACGCAGCGTCGCTTTCGGTTCGTCGAAACGTTGCCGGATGATGTCCGAGAATTCTTCGTAGCTCGCATATCTCGCCATCATTTCATCAAGGCTGAAAAGCGTCAGTGCAGAGACCATTAGCCTGCGTTTCCAGCCACCTTCTGCTTTCATACGGTCAAAACGTTCTATCAGAATAACGTCCTTCCCCGCCGTCTGACGAAAGTGCACCGGAGCCACATCTAAGCCAGCACTTGCGGCCAACCGCATAGCGATATATTCGGCCTTAACAACGTTGTAGGTATCCGTTGAAGATGAAAATTTTGCGATGAACTTATGGTTCTCATCTTCAATCATCGCTTTCGGCCGTGCGCCCCCCAACGAACTCCCATGGAAAAGTGCTTGATCAAGCTCAGGCGTCAACAAGGCACCGTTTTCCACCATAGTGGCAGCAAGCATCAACTCTTCAAGAGAAGCATTTTGAGCTGAACGCGGGACATACTCTGTCGGCAATGCCTGAAAATCGAGCCCGCCAATTCTGTCTGAACCGGACTCAAGCAGATATGTCAATTCATCCAGCGTACTGCTATCTGTTCCCCTGCCTCTGACACCCATCAGTCGATTAAGGATGACCCTGCGTCCCCATGCGTCAGGTGCGGCATCGCGTAATGCACTCGCCTGCCATAGGCCCGCCGCTGGCGGTATAGCACCACGCATTAACGGCAGTTCAGGTTCATAGATAGGGATCGCGTCTTTTCGCTCCAGATAGTTACGACCATAATTGAAAATGAGTCGGTCGCCGTCCCGGCTCAATAAACCAGCCACAACAGGCTTCGTCGCATCAGGCAACCAGATCCATACATAGGCTTTGTCGATAGCGTTATCAGAAGTCATCATTCACGACCTTTTTGGAATGATGTACAGCGCGCGGCAGAAGAGAGAGTGTTTTCTCCGTGTTGGCCATATGAAGTGCCATTGCGGATTGGTCCGCGGTAAAAAGAGGGACACCAACAAGGGTAGCCAGCTCAAAAACCGCGCCAATTGAACATCCCATATCTCCTTCCTCTGCGCGATAGACTAAGCCTCGTGATACGCCTGCCCGTTCAGCTAATTCTTCCACTGTCATATTACGTTCGATCCTCGCGCTGCGAAGCATCAACCCGAGTAAACGAGCTGCGTCACGGCTGTAGCGAGAATATGTTCGAGCAGAAGGTTTCGCCATCGCTATATTCCTGTTCCATTAATGGGGCATACCCCATACTTGACACCTATTTATAGAACATGATGCGTCTGCAATGAAGGGAATACAAGACTTTCGTTCTATTAATAGGTCATATTGGCAAACTATGCCTTATTAATGAAGCACGGAAAACGACCCTGCATTGAATAACAGCGGCAACAGACCTGTTCTGGCGAGCTTTTTCCACAGCTAATCAGCATCCTGGGTTGGTAATAGCCCGAAAAAATCGCCATACGCCACCCTGGCAGAAAACGGTTTTGCGTTCTCTGCTATTTGAAAATGAAATGCAGCAATTTGCCCGGCGTTACCCACATTTGAAAGGCTTGGATCCGGTGCTTATCGATCTGAAGAAATTGAAAGCCCCACGCTATCAGCGCTATACCGCCACTTTTGCCAGCGATAGTCACGCGTATTTTGTCTCTCAGATCACACATTTCATACGAAATCCCCTCTGTCGTAATTTACGTGATCAACTGAACGCTTTTTCTGCCGATATTAAAGATATTCTTATCTATATATTTTTGAATGCGGGAGTTATCGATGTATCCCGGAAATGTAAAACATAGCTATAATACCTTGTCATTACTTGCATCGATTACGATAGCAAGTCCCCTCCGTTATGCCTTCATAGCATGTCAAAAAATTAAGGATGTTTATGAATATGCTGAACAGAATCAAACTCGGCAAGATGCTGGGTATGGGATTTTCTCTGGTTATCATCATCAGTCTGATGGTGGCATTCTTCGGACGGCTCCAACTGGTTGGGCTGGGTAACGACATCAGCCGCCTTTCCGGCACTACATTAGCAAACATGCTATTGATTCAGGAAGTTAAAGCCGGTTTCGACGCCAATGCTCGCCTGATTCGCAACATTGCAATCAGCACCGACCCAGCGCAAATCAGACAGGAAAAGCAGTTTGTCGATGAGCAAATCGCCCGTAATACCGCCAACCTGAAAAAACTGGGGCAACAGCTGGATACCGAAGGAACCAGTGCGCTACTGAAGCAGTTTCAGGACACCCGCCCGCCGTACCTTGCGGCCTTTTTGAAAGCCATAGAACTGGTGCAATCCACCGATCCAGAGCAGCGTCTGAGAGGTAACGCCATTATTCTCAATGAGATGCAGCCCGCGCAAAACGCATTGTTCAAAGTGTTGGACGCGATGATGGCCTCACAGCAGCAAGATACCAACGAGATTGTCAGCCACGCACAGCATAGCGCGTACTCCGGCAGCGTCATTATGCTGATTCTCGCCCTTGCCGCCGCTGCCATGGCCGCAGTCGTGGCCTGGCTGATTACCCGTACGTTGAAAAACCAACTGGGCGGCGAGCCGCTCTACGCGACCCACGTTGCCCGGCAGGTGGCCGATGGCGATCTGGCCGTCGATATTGCCATAAACACGAATGACCACAGCAGCCTGTTAGCCACAATGCGCCATATGAGCAATAACCTGGGTGATATCGTCGAGCAGGTGCGGGAGAGCAGCGAAGCTATCGCTTCGGGCTCCAGCCAAATCGCCGCAGGCAGCGAAAACCTGAGCCAACGCACGGAAGAGCAGGCCGCCAGCCTACAGCAGACCGCAGCGTCAATGGAACAGATGAGTCAGGCGATTCGCCAGAATGCGCATACCGTGCGTAGCGTCACTCAGCTTGCCAGCCAGGCCAGCAAGACGGCGACCAAGGGCGGTGAGGCGATCGGCGATATGGTCATTACCATGAAAGAGATCTCCGACAGCTCACATAAAATCCGCGATATCATCAGCGTCATTGATGGCATCGCCTTCCAGACCAACATTCTGGCGCTGAATGCAGCGGTCGAAGCCGCACGCGCGGGTGAGCAAGGCCGCGGCTTCGCCGTGGTAGCCGGAGAAGTCCGCTCCCTGGCGCAGCGTTCCGCCTCCGCCGCCAAAGAGATCGCGGTACTGATCAACACCAGCGTCGAAAAAGTCGAAGCGGGGAACCGTCTGGTCGAAGACACCGGCAGCACCATTGATGAGCTGGTACGTCAGGCACGCAGCGTGGCAGATTTAATCAGTGAGATCGGGACGACAACGCAGGAGCAGGAATCCGGCATTTCGCAAATTCATGACGCGGTGAACCAGCTCGATCAGGTCACCCAACAGAACGCGACGCTGGTGGAAGAGTCCGCCAATGCGGCAACCAACCTGCGCGAACAGTCATCCCATCTGGTTACACTCATGAACCATTTCCACCTGCGCGGCACGCCAGCAGCCCGTCCGGCACCAATGGCGAAGAAAACGCAACCGGCCCGTTTAGCCCTCGCGCCGGTCGGCAACACACAAGACAACTGGGAAAAATTCTAGGCTTATTCCTGCTCACGATCACCATGATGCGCCAATATCGGCATCATGGTGATAATCGTGCCAACCTTGCTTAGAGAAAGACTATTTTTGGGAAACATAATCCCGACGGCTGCACGGTATAAATCTGGCGCGCGCGATAGATGTTGATATCTTCCTGCTTGTGCATCTCATCCCCATGCGCAATCCAGCCAACCATCCTGCCAGCAGTGGAGATAACCGTAAACATTGATGGCGGTGGTTCCATCGCCACCAGTAACAGGCTGTCTTCCCTGCCGAGTTCGTTGAGCACTTCGTAGCAGATTTTACGCAGAATCGCCGCGTGGGGATCGAAATGCTGGTAGACAGAGTTGCCGAATCTCATCAGGAGGAAAGAATCACAGCCACCTTTTGCACGTTGTACGAATTCAGGCACGCGATTGACCGTTTGAATCTCTTCCAGCAGACGCATGCAGGCAAACGTGTTCACGCCAAAAGAGCCAGACACGCTGACCGCCATCGTAGACGGGCATTGACCATGATCGGCATTTTCGACAGTAGCCGCACACTCTTCTATTCACCGCATCAATTAGGTAAATTTTGCTCTACTGTTTTCTCTTTCTCTGGTTGTAATTCGTCGAACAGCGCCGTTATCGCCGCCGTATTCCAGACGGTGACGGCTGGCATTTTGCGCGCTCAATCCGTATAACTGTCCTCACTTGTTTCACCCACTACTTTTTATTCCACTAATGTGATGACGACTGATATCAGACCTATGAATGATTCATTAAGCCACATCATCGCCAGCGAATTGCAGGCGCGTACGGAGCAGGTGGACGCCGCAGTCCGCCTGCTGGACGAAGGAAATACCGTCCCTTTTATCGCCCGTTACCGTAAAGAAGTGACCGGCGGGCTGGATGACACCCAACTGCGCCAACTCGAAACACGCCTCGGTTACCTGCGTGAGCTGGAAGACCGACGCCAGACTATTCTGAAATCCATCGACGATCAGGGGAAATTAACCCCACAGCTCGCTACTGCCATTAACGGCACACTGAGCAAAACCGAGCTGGAAGATCTCTACTTGCCGTATAAACCGAAACGCCGCACGCGCGGACAGATTGCGATTGAAGCGGGTCTGGAGCCGTTGGCCGACGGCCTGTGGCAAGACCCAAGCCAGGCTCCAGAGCTGACGGCACAGTCTTATGTCGATGCCGAGAAAGGCGTGGCGGACGTGAAAGCCGCGCTGGACGGTGCTCGTTACATTCTGATGGAGCGCTTCGCCGAAGATGCCACGCTGCTGGCAAAAGTGCGTAACTACCTGTGGAAAAACGCCCATCTGGTTTCCCGAGTCGTGGAAGGGAAAGAGGAGGAAGGCGCGAAGTTCCGTGACTATTTCGATCATCATGAACCGATCGCTCAGGTGCCTTCACACCGCGCGCTGGCGATGTTCCGTGGCCGGAATGAAGGTGTGCTGCAACTGGCGTTGAATGCCGATCCACAGCATGAAGAAGCGCCGCGTGAGAGCTACTGCGAACAGATTATTATCGACCACCTGAACCTACGGTTGGGGAATGCGGCAGCGGACAGTTGGCGACGCGCCGTGATTAGCTGGACGTGGCGTATTAAAGTGCTGCTGCACCTTGAAACCGAGTTGATGGGCAGCGTGCGTGAAAAAGCCGAAGATGAAGCGATCAACGTCTTCGCCCGCAACATGCACGACCTGCTGATGGCCGCCCCGGCGGGCATGCGCGCCACGATGGGGCTGGATCCCGGTCTGCGTACCGGCGTAAAAGTCGCGGTGGTGGATGCCACTGGCAAGCTGGTCGCCACCGACACCATTTATCCGCATACCGGTCAGGCGGCTAAAGCCGCGACGGTTGTGGCCGCGCTGTGCCTCAAACATCAGGTTGAGCTGGTGGCGATTGGTAACGGTACCGCCTCACGTGAAACCGAGCGTTTCTTCCTCGATACGCAGAAGCAATTCCCGGATATCAACGCACAGAAAGTGATCGTCAGCGAAGCGGGCGCATCGGTGTATTCCGCGTCCGAGCTGGCTGCACAAGAATTCCCCGATCTGGATGTGTCGCTGCGCGGTGCGGTATCCATCGCCCGCCGTTTGCAGGATCCGCTGGCAGAGCTGGTGAAGATCGACCCGAAATCCATCGGCGTTGGCCAGTATCAGCATGATGTAAGCCAGAGCCTGCTGGCGAAGAAACTGGATGCAGTGGTCGAAGACTGCGTAAACGCCGTCGGCGTTGACCTGAACACCGCATCCGTGGCGCTGCTGACGCGTGTTGCAGGGCTGACGCGCATGATGGCGCAAAATATTGTGACCTGGCGTGATGAGAATGGCCGCTTCCATAATCGTGAGCAACTGCTGAAAGTCAGCCGTCTGGGGCCAAAAGCCTTTGAACAGTGTGCGGGCTTCCTGCGCATCAACCACGGTAATAACCCGCTGGATGCTTCTACCGTTCACCCGGAAGCATATCCGGTCGTGGAACGCATTCTGGCCGCGACGGAACAGGCGTTGCAAGCGCTGATGGGGAATCCAAACGCACTGCGTAATCTGAAACCTTCGGACTTCACCGATGAGCGTTTCGGTGTACCGACAGTGACCGACATCATCAAAGAGCTGGAAAAACCGGGTCGCGATCCGCGCCCTGAATTCAAAACCGCCAGCTTCGCCGAAGGCGTAGAAACCTTAAACGATCTGCTGCCGGGCATGGTTCTGGAAGGGTCGGTCACCAACGTCACCAACTTTGGCGCTTTTGTGGATATCGGCGTCCATCAGGACGGTTTGGTCCACATTTCATCACTGGCCGATCATTTCGTCGACGATCCGCATAAGGTCGTAAAAGCGGGCGATATCGTGAA
Protein-coding sequences here:
- the greB gene encoding transcription elongation factor GreB; the encoded protein is MKTNLITREGYDKLRAEHDHLWNVKRPEITKIVSWAASLGDRSENADYTYNKRLLRQIDRRVRYLRKCLTELKIVDYSPQQDGSVFFGAWVEIENEQGDVKHFRIVGPDEIYGDNKDYISIDSPMARAMLKKAVDEEFTVNTPDGPREWFVNSIDYVKS
- a CDS encoding type II toxin-antitoxin system HipA family toxin translates to MTSDNAIDKAYVWIWLPDATKPVVAGLLSRDGDRLIFNYGRNYLERKDAIPIYEPELPLMRGAIPPAAGLWQASALRDAAPDAWGRRVILNRLMGVRGRGTDSSTLDELTYLLESGSDRIGGLDFQALPTEYVPRSAQNASLEELMLAATMVENGALLTPELDQALFHGSSLGGARPKAMIEDENHKFIAKFSSSTDTYNVVKAEYIAMRLAASAGLDVAPVHFRQTAGKDVILIERFDRMKAEGGWKRRLMVSALTLFSLDEMMARYASYEEFSDIIRQRFDEPKATLRELFGRLVFNIICGNTDDHARNHAAFWDGRTLKLTPAYDICPQNRAGNEATQAMLITGENRMSNFAVCLAAAPKFLLSEAEAIEIIMHQIETVRACWESICDEVALSEVDRKLFWGRMFLNPFIFEGTPDSLRTKRLTGLMT
- a CDS encoding helix-turn-helix transcriptional regulator — encoded protein: MAKPSARTYSRYSRDAARLLGLMLRSARIERNMTVEELAERAGVSRGLVYRAEEGDMGCSIGAVFELATLVGVPLFTADQSAMALHMANTEKTLSLLPRAVHHSKKVVNDDF
- a CDS encoding methyl-accepting chemotaxis protein yields the protein MNMLNRIKLGKMLGMGFSLVIIISLMVAFFGRLQLVGLGNDISRLSGTTLANMLLIQEVKAGFDANARLIRNIAISTDPAQIRQEKQFVDEQIARNTANLKKLGQQLDTEGTSALLKQFQDTRPPYLAAFLKAIELVQSTDPEQRLRGNAIILNEMQPAQNALFKVLDAMMASQQQDTNEIVSHAQHSAYSGSVIMLILALAAAAMAAVVAWLITRTLKNQLGGEPLYATHVARQVADGDLAVDIAINTNDHSSLLATMRHMSNNLGDIVEQVRESSEAIASGSSQIAAGSENLSQRTEEQAASLQQTAASMEQMSQAIRQNAHTVRSVTQLASQASKTATKGGEAIGDMVITMKEISDSSHKIRDIISVIDGIAFQTNILALNAAVEAARAGEQGRGFAVVAGEVRSLAQRSASAAKEIAVLINTSVEKVEAGNRLVEDTGSTIDELVRQARSVADLISEIGTTTQEQESGISQIHDAVNQLDQVTQQNATLVEESANAATNLREQSSHLVTLMNHFHLRGTPAARPAPMAKKTQPARLALAPVGNTQDNWEKF
- a CDS encoding citrate/2-methylcitrate synthase → MSGSFGVNTFACMRLLEEIQTVNRVPEFVQRAKGGCDSFLLMRFGNSVYQHFDPHAAILRKICYEVLNELGREDSLLLVAMEPPPSMFTVISTAGRMVGWIAHGDEMHKQEDINIYRARQIYTVQPSGLCFPKIVFL
- a CDS encoding Tex family protein, which encodes MNDSLSHIIASELQARTEQVDAAVRLLDEGNTVPFIARYRKEVTGGLDDTQLRQLETRLGYLRELEDRRQTILKSIDDQGKLTPQLATAINGTLSKTELEDLYLPYKPKRRTRGQIAIEAGLEPLADGLWQDPSQAPELTAQSYVDAEKGVADVKAALDGARYILMERFAEDATLLAKVRNYLWKNAHLVSRVVEGKEEEGAKFRDYFDHHEPIAQVPSHRALAMFRGRNEGVLQLALNADPQHEEAPRESYCEQIIIDHLNLRLGNAAADSWRRAVISWTWRIKVLLHLETELMGSVREKAEDEAINVFARNMHDLLMAAPAGMRATMGLDPGLRTGVKVAVVDATGKLVATDTIYPHTGQAAKAATVVAALCLKHQVELVAIGNGTASRETERFFLDTQKQFPDINAQKVIVSEAGASVYSASELAAQEFPDLDVSLRGAVSIARRLQDPLAELVKIDPKSIGVGQYQHDVSQSLLAKKLDAVVEDCVNAVGVDLNTASVALLTRVAGLTRMMAQNIVTWRDENGRFHNREQLLKVSRLGPKAFEQCAGFLRINHGNNPLDASTVHPEAYPVVERILAATEQALQALMGNPNALRNLKPSDFTDERFGVPTVTDIIKELEKPGRDPRPEFKTASFAEGVETLNDLLPGMVLEGSVTNVTNFGAFVDIGVHQDGLVHISSLADHFVDDPHKVVKAGDIVKVKVMEVDLQRKRIALTMRLDDQPGETASRRGGGNARGDSNTLPRQSAGKSRPRPAITPVAGNSAMGDALAAAFKKR